The genomic stretch TACTTGCCGAAAAATTAGGTAAATACGGTTTTCAGACCTTAAGCCAAAGTGGTGCTCAGGTTGCCGTCAGCGTAGAAGAACATGCGCTGCCTTTATCAGTGAGTTGCGAAACCAGAGATGAACAAGGGCATCTGGTCTGTGAGATTGCCTCATATCCTGAAGAAGAACAGGACTGGCTGGATCGTATCACCGAAAGAAGTTTGCTTAATCAGCTTGCACAGGCAGTGGAAACCTCTCTAAAAGAGCAGGAACGCTTTAGCGAGTTTGAATGGAAGAGCTAATTCAACAGACTCAATCAGCTTTGCCTACACTGCAAAGTAAACGCTTGATCCTGAATTGTTTTAAATCAGCCGATGCCAAAGAAACTTATGCTTCAATTACGCCGAGTTTGACACGTTTTATGGCGTGGGACCCACCACAATCTGAACAGGGATTTGCAACAGTCTGGCAAAATTGGCTGGAAAATATGACTGATTATAAAGAATATGTATTTGTGATCCGTCATATTGAAACACAAGAATTTATTGGGCTATGTGGTTTGCATCGACTTCATGATGAAATACCTGAAGTCGGTATTTGGATTCGTGAAACTGCACATGGTCATCATTATGGACATGAGGTAGTGCATTGTGTTGTGGCTTATGCTTTCA from Acinetobacter lwoffii encodes the following:
- a CDS encoding GNAT family N-acetyltransferase; protein product: MEELIQQTQSALPTLQSKRLILNCFKSADAKETYASITPSLTRFMAWDPPQSEQGFATVWQNWLENMTDYKEYVFVIRHIETQEFIGLCGLHRLHDEIPEVGIWIRETAHGHHYGHEVVHCVVAYAFNTLGIQVLSYPVAEENWASRKIAERLGGKIIRYIDKPKYRAVMYEIFAEDFVF